The Streptomyces sp. NBC_01268 genome window below encodes:
- a CDS encoding APC family permease, whose translation MRTTSGRGLQPNALGTFDTIVMAVAGSAPAYSLAATTAVLFGAVGLAGPAALLYCAIPMLGIVLAYARLGRIDVNAGAGYSWVGRTLHPFLGFLSGWALVFAATVFMVAGSLPAGSLTLSLFAPELAGNTALSCAVGAGWFLMMLLVVLGGARLTVHAQLLMSGVELLILVAFVLGAVAHRGHATAFDWSWFGLGHFDGPSGFASGALIAAFYYWGWDVTSNLSEETRDSRRTAGLAALVGIGVVFLLFEAFTVSVNVLLSDGRIESAGANVLAVLGEEIWPGAGGKLLVLAVLLSTVATLETTLIQVTRSLFAMGRDRTMPAALGTVHRRWNTPWVAIVAVGAAALVMFGAAAVAGSVQQVLKDAVSAIGLQIAFYYGLAGIAAVVAYKSLLLSSVRDFVLGGVWPLLGSGFMLWAFVESLGELSTTALTIGLGGLALGVVPMLVYWAKGSAYYRPARLDAARALAAAAPFASPDSPRARRSDESLATDF comes from the coding sequence ATGCGCACCACCTCCGGCAGAGGTCTCCAGCCCAATGCCCTCGGCACCTTCGACACCATCGTGATGGCCGTGGCCGGCAGCGCCCCCGCGTACTCGCTCGCCGCCACGACCGCCGTCCTCTTCGGCGCGGTGGGCCTCGCCGGGCCCGCGGCGCTGCTCTACTGCGCGATACCGATGCTCGGCATCGTCCTCGCGTACGCCCGGCTCGGCCGGATCGACGTCAACGCGGGCGCCGGGTACTCCTGGGTGGGCCGCACCCTCCACCCCTTCCTCGGCTTCCTCTCCGGCTGGGCCCTGGTCTTCGCCGCGACCGTCTTCATGGTCGCCGGATCCCTGCCCGCCGGCTCGCTGACGCTCTCCCTCTTCGCCCCGGAACTCGCCGGGAACACGGCGCTGTCCTGCGCGGTCGGCGCCGGCTGGTTCCTGATGATGCTGCTCGTCGTCCTCGGTGGCGCACGGCTCACCGTCCACGCCCAACTCCTCATGTCCGGCGTGGAGTTGCTGATCCTCGTCGCGTTCGTCCTGGGCGCCGTGGCACACCGCGGGCACGCCACCGCCTTCGACTGGTCCTGGTTCGGCCTCGGCCACTTCGACGGCCCGTCCGGCTTCGCCTCCGGCGCGCTCATCGCCGCCTTCTACTACTGGGGCTGGGACGTCACCAGCAACCTCAGCGAGGAGACCCGCGACAGCCGCCGCACCGCCGGACTCGCCGCGCTCGTCGGCATCGGCGTGGTCTTCCTGCTGTTCGAGGCGTTCACGGTCTCCGTCAACGTGCTGCTGAGCGACGGGCGGATCGAGAGCGCCGGCGCCAACGTCCTCGCCGTCCTCGGCGAGGAGATCTGGCCCGGCGCCGGCGGAAAGCTCCTCGTCCTGGCCGTCCTGCTGTCCACGGTCGCGACGTTGGAGACCACGCTCATCCAGGTCACCCGCTCGCTGTTCGCGATGGGCCGCGACCGCACCATGCCGGCCGCGCTCGGCACCGTGCACCGGCGCTGGAACACCCCCTGGGTGGCCATCGTCGCGGTCGGCGCCGCCGCGCTCGTCATGTTCGGGGCGGCGGCCGTCGCCGGCTCCGTGCAGCAGGTCCTCAAGGACGCGGTGAGCGCGATCGGACTGCAGATCGCGTTCTACTACGGGCTCGCGGGCATCGCCGCCGTCGTCGCCTACAAGTCGCTGCTGCTCAGCTCCGTACGGGACTTCGTCCTGGGCGGGGTCTGGCCGCTGCTCGGCTCCGGCTTCATGCTGTGGGCCTTCGTCGAGTCGCTCGGCGAGCTCTCCACGACCGCCCTGACCATCGGCCTCGGCGGCCTCGCCCTCGGCGTCGTGCCGATGCTCGTGTACTGGGCCAAGGGCAGCGCCTACTACCGCCCCGCCCGCCTCGACGCGGCCCGCGCGCTCGCCGCCGCCGCGCCCTTCGCCTCACCGGACTCGCCGCGCGCCCGCCGCTCGGACGAGTCGCTCGCCACGGACTTCTGA
- a CDS encoding PhoX family protein: MRNLLPMLSNHSHGGGRSAMTCRFRCGDACFQEVPNTSGNEYVGDVIAGALSRRSVMRAAAVVTVASAAGTALAVGNAPAAEAHTRPKPKPQAGGARGLRFTPVAPNTADQVTVPSGYEQNVVIRWGEPILRGTPAFDPEKQTAKAQAGQFGYNNDFLSLLPLPDEHHRQVLVANHEYTDEVLMFRGYDPENPTREQVEIAWAAHGLGVVVVQEEHRTGKLTAVTRHRLNRRLTATSVFEMTGPAAGSALVRTSVDPSGRKVLGTLNNCSGGTTPWGTTLHGEENFNQYFANASSATDKRYGIGTGASERKWERFDKRFDLKQEPNEAHRFGWVVELDPYDPESTPRKRTALGRFKHEAAQPRMTADGRPVVYMGDDERFDYFYKFVSSKRMKKGRSRAAHAHNLTLLDEGTLYVAKLTGDSPAAEIDGSGKLPADGEFDGGGVWIPLATAGPDGAVSHVPGMTADEVYVFTRLAGDKVGATKMDRPEDIEPSPRTGRVYVALTNNSNRGKGTNPGADEANPRNLNKHGQILELAEHWDDPSSDGFAWRLFLVAGDPNDPATYFAGFPKDKVSPISCPDNVAFDPHGNLWISTDGNQLGSHDGLFGVATHGERRGELKQFLTVPTGAETCGPIVQDRRVLVAVQHPGEIDGASVEKPASVWPDGPGRIVRPAVVSVWRADGRDIGV; encoded by the coding sequence GTGCGCAACCTGCTGCCGATGCTGAGCAACCACTCGCATGGAGGCGGGCGTTCCGCCATGACCTGCCGGTTCCGGTGTGGCGACGCCTGCTTCCAGGAGGTGCCCAACACGAGCGGCAACGAGTACGTCGGCGACGTCATAGCCGGCGCGCTCTCGCGCCGTTCGGTGATGCGTGCCGCCGCCGTCGTGACCGTCGCCTCCGCCGCCGGGACCGCGCTCGCCGTCGGCAACGCGCCCGCCGCCGAGGCGCACACGAGGCCGAAGCCGAAGCCGCAGGCGGGCGGGGCCCGCGGGCTCCGGTTCACCCCCGTCGCGCCGAACACCGCCGACCAGGTCACCGTCCCCTCCGGCTACGAGCAGAACGTGGTCATCCGCTGGGGCGAGCCCATCCTGCGCGGCACGCCGGCCTTCGACCCGGAGAAGCAGACGGCCAAGGCGCAGGCCGGCCAGTTCGGCTACAACAACGACTTCCTGTCGCTGCTGCCGCTGCCGGACGAGCACCACCGCCAGGTGCTGGTCGCCAACCACGAGTACACCGACGAGGTCCTGATGTTCCGGGGCTACGACCCCGAGAACCCGACCCGCGAGCAGGTGGAGATCGCCTGGGCCGCGCACGGCCTCGGTGTCGTCGTGGTCCAGGAGGAGCACCGCACCGGCAAGCTGACGGCCGTCACCCGCCACCGGCTCAACCGGCGTCTCACCGCCACCAGCGTCTTCGAGATGACCGGGCCCGCCGCCGGGAGCGCGCTGGTCAGGACGTCCGTCGACCCCTCCGGGCGCAAGGTGCTCGGCACGCTCAACAACTGCTCCGGTGGCACCACCCCGTGGGGCACCACCCTGCACGGCGAGGAGAACTTCAACCAGTACTTCGCCAACGCGTCGAGCGCCACCGACAAGCGCTACGGCATCGGCACCGGCGCCAGCGAGCGCAAGTGGGAGCGGTTCGACAAGCGCTTCGACCTGAAGCAGGAGCCCAACGAGGCGCACCGCTTCGGCTGGGTCGTCGAGCTCGACCCGTACGACCCGGAGTCGACGCCCCGCAAGCGCACCGCGCTCGGCCGCTTCAAGCACGAGGCCGCGCAGCCGCGGATGACCGCCGACGGGCGGCCCGTCGTCTACATGGGCGACGACGAGCGGTTCGACTACTTCTACAAGTTCGTGTCGAGCAAGCGCATGAAGAAGGGGCGGTCGCGGGCCGCGCACGCGCACAACCTCACCCTGCTCGACGAGGGCACGCTGTACGTCGCCAAGCTGACCGGCGACAGCCCGGCCGCCGAGATCGACGGCAGCGGCAAGCTGCCCGCGGACGGCGAGTTCGACGGCGGCGGCGTGTGGATCCCGCTGGCCACCGCGGGCCCGGACGGCGCCGTCTCGCACGTGCCCGGCATGACCGCCGACGAGGTGTACGTCTTCACCCGCCTCGCCGGCGACAAGGTGGGCGCCACCAAGATGGACCGCCCCGAGGACATCGAGCCGTCCCCGCGCACCGGCCGGGTCTACGTCGCGCTCACCAACAACTCCAACCGCGGCAAGGGCACCAACCCGGGCGCCGACGAGGCCAACCCGCGCAACCTCAACAAGCACGGGCAGATCCTGGAGCTCGCCGAGCACTGGGACGACCCGTCCTCGGACGGCTTCGCCTGGCGCCTGTTCCTCGTCGCGGGCGACCCGAACGACCCGGCCACCTACTTCGCGGGCTTCCCGAAGGACAAGGTGTCGCCGATCTCCTGCCCCGACAACGTCGCCTTCGACCCGCACGGCAACCTGTGGATCTCCACCGACGGCAACCAGCTCGGCTCCCACGACGGCCTATTCGGCGTCGCCACGCACGGTGAGCGGCGCGGTGAGCTCAAGCAGTTCCTGACCGTCCCGACCGGCGCCGAGACCTGCGGCCCGATCGTGCAGGACCGCCGGGTCCTGGTCGCCGTGCAGCACCCGGGCGAGATCGACGGGGCCTCCGTCGAGAAGCCGGCGTCCGTGTGGCCCGACGGGCCCGGCAGGATCGTCCGACCGGCCGTCGTCTCGGTGTGGCGCGCCGACGGGCGTGACATCGGCGTCTGA
- a CDS encoding VWA domain-containing protein, translating to MGIRSLLRKVFGRDRANDAEESSAPATSVPAQSSGPGEAEGTTTSQPPSSEESPAERAAADLVAASFDNPQVPAARRASDGGEAETAPAEAEAAPAEATAEAETAPAEAEATVEVAAEAPAEAEAAPAEAEAPVATGEAEETAAASDAADADATETVDADASESSAVAETTVDADTAGTPATADEAEETAATGDVSHAPAEREPATADTDAAGPEAAADADTAEATATGDSDTAEPEAPSGLTVEVPAARTADEEPSPAEEPVAADAPAAQIPAARESAETAEPTDTADAPDAPAALDTPALAEAPAEEPATDTPVEAPAETPAEEPATAETPAETPVEAPVEAPAEEPATAEAPAEEPAAGTPALSLAKVKAVAPHLADAYKAAGAVLKKQGLAGARAAVYLVVDRSGSMRPYFKDGSVQRLAEQTVALAAHLSEDATVTAVFFSTDIDGTAELRPADLTPDRIETVNATLGRMGRTNYHRAVEEVLAHHEKNDPARPALVVFQTDGAPESRTAATQALAEAADRPVHWRFTAWGEEDGKAFDYLRKLPATAPRTGVHLAGPAPLETPHAAFYRGLLADAPAL from the coding sequence ATGGGTATTCGGAGTTTGCTGCGCAAGGTATTCGGCCGGGACCGCGCGAACGACGCCGAAGAGTCCTCCGCCCCGGCGACCTCCGTACCGGCCCAGTCGTCGGGCCCGGGCGAGGCCGAGGGAACCACCACGTCCCAGCCCCCCTCCTCGGAGGAGAGCCCCGCCGAACGCGCGGCGGCCGACCTCGTGGCGGCCTCCTTCGACAACCCGCAGGTACCGGCGGCCCGACGGGCGTCGGACGGCGGCGAGGCGGAGACGGCTCCGGCGGAGGCCGAGGCTGCTCCGGCAGAGGCGACGGCTGAGGCGGAGACGGCTCCGGCGGAGGCCGAGGCGACGGTGGAGGTTGCGGCCGAGGCGCCGGCTGAGGCAGAGGCTGCTCCGGCGGAGGCCGAGGCTCCGGTGGCGACGGGCGAGGCGGAGGAGACCGCCGCGGCAAGCGACGCTGCGGACGCCGATGCGACGGAGACGGTGGACGCGGACGCGTCGGAGTCCTCGGCGGTGGCCGAGACGACGGTGGACGCGGACACCGCCGGGACGCCTGCCACGGCGGACGAGGCGGAAGAGACCGCCGCGACGGGCGACGTGTCGCATGCCCCGGCGGAGAGGGAGCCGGCGACGGCGGACACCGACGCCGCTGGGCCGGAGGCCGCGGCGGACGCCGACACCGCCGAGGCGACGGCGACCGGGGACTCCGACACCGCCGAGCCGGAGGCCCCCTCCGGCCTCACGGTCGAGGTGCCGGCCGCGCGGACCGCGGACGAGGAGCCCTCCCCCGCCGAGGAGCCCGTCGCCGCGGACGCGCCCGCGGCGCAGATCCCGGCCGCCCGCGAGTCCGCCGAGACGGCGGAGCCGACGGACACGGCCGACGCCCCGGACGCCCCGGCCGCCCTGGACACCCCGGCTCTCGCCGAGGCCCCGGCGGAGGAGCCCGCCACCGACACCCCGGTCGAAGCTCCGGCCGAGACCCCGGCCGAGGAGCCGGCCACAGCCGAGACCCCGGCCGAGACCCCGGTCGAAGCCCCGGTCGAAGCCCCGGCCGAGGAGCCGGCCACCGCCGAGGCCCCGGCGGAGGAGCCGGCCGCCGGCACCCCCGCCCTCTCCCTCGCCAAGGTCAAGGCCGTCGCCCCGCACCTCGCGGACGCCTACAAGGCCGCCGGGGCCGTGCTGAAGAAGCAGGGTCTGGCGGGGGCCCGGGCGGCCGTGTACCTCGTGGTGGACCGGTCGGGGTCGATGCGGCCGTACTTCAAGGACGGGTCCGTGCAGCGGCTCGCGGAGCAGACCGTGGCGCTGGCCGCGCACCTCTCCGAGGACGCGACGGTCACGGCGGTCTTCTTCTCGACGGACATCGACGGCACCGCCGAGCTCCGCCCCGCCGACCTCACCCCGGACCGCATCGAGACGGTCAACGCGACGCTCGGCCGGATGGGCAGGACCAACTACCACCGGGCGGTCGAGGAGGTCCTGGCCCACCACGAGAAGAACGACCCGGCGCGCCCGGCGCTCGTGGTGTTCCAGACGGACGGCGCGCCCGAGTCCCGTACGGCCGCCACGCAGGCGCTGGCGGAGGCGGCGGACCGCCCGGTGCACTGGCGGTTCACGGCCTGGGGCGAGGAGGACGGCAAGGCCTTCGACTACCTCCGGAAGCTGCCCGCGACCGCCCCGCGGACCGGTGTCCACCTGGCGGGCCCGGCCCCGCTGGAGACCCCGCACGCCGCGTTCTACCGCGGGCTGCTCGCGGACGCCCCGGCGCTCTGA
- the metG gene encoding methionine--tRNA ligase produces the protein MAATGSEKQGTKAFYVSTPIYYVNDAPHLGHAYTTVAGDVLTRWHRQRGEKVWYLTGTDEHGQKIMRTAEANNVTPQAWCDKLVEEAWKPLWEHLNIANDDFIRTTQKRHTDRVQEFVQDLYDKDEIYKGGYEGPYCVGCEEYKLPGDLIEAEDGTKLCAVHKKPVEILKEENYFFKLSQYGPKLLEFYEANPGFIQPESARNEVVNFVKQGLEDLSISRSTFDWGVPVPWDDKHVIYVWVDALLNYATAVGYNENPAKFDETFPANVHLIGKDILRFHAVIWPAMLMAQGLPVPGRIAANGWLMVGGEKMSKSNLTGIKPQDLTSHFGVDAYRWYFLRAIAFGQDGSFSWEDFSARYTSELANDYGNLASRVAAMVGKYFGGELPAATADGDAEKAVHEGLAKAVATADRKIGEELDFQGGILAIFDFVKQVNGYITEQEPWKVAKDESEEGRARLATILYTAAESLRAVAVLLNPVMPETSQALWDSLGAEASLGALSAQPVQHAGDWGRLPAGATVTKGAVLFPRLEDPKKD, from the coding sequence ATGGCGGCCACTGGATCCGAGAAGCAGGGCACGAAGGCGTTCTACGTCTCGACCCCCATCTACTACGTCAACGACGCTCCTCACCTGGGCCACGCCTACACGACCGTCGCAGGCGACGTGCTCACCCGCTGGCACCGCCAGCGCGGTGAGAAGGTGTGGTACCTCACCGGCACGGACGAGCACGGTCAGAAGATCATGCGCACGGCCGAGGCGAACAACGTCACTCCCCAGGCCTGGTGCGACAAGCTGGTCGAGGAGGCGTGGAAGCCCCTCTGGGAGCACCTGAACATCGCGAACGACGACTTCATCCGCACCACGCAGAAGCGTCACACCGACCGCGTCCAGGAGTTCGTGCAGGACCTGTACGACAAGGACGAGATCTACAAGGGCGGGTACGAAGGCCCGTACTGCGTGGGCTGCGAGGAGTACAAGCTCCCGGGCGATCTCATCGAGGCCGAGGACGGCACGAAGCTGTGCGCCGTCCACAAGAAGCCGGTGGAGATCCTCAAGGAGGAGAACTACTTCTTCAAGCTGAGCCAGTACGGCCCGAAGCTGCTGGAGTTCTACGAGGCGAACCCGGGCTTCATCCAGCCCGAGTCGGCCCGCAACGAGGTCGTGAACTTCGTCAAGCAGGGCCTGGAGGACCTCTCCATCTCGCGCTCGACGTTCGACTGGGGCGTCCCGGTGCCGTGGGACGACAAGCACGTGATCTACGTGTGGGTCGACGCGCTCCTGAACTACGCGACGGCGGTCGGCTACAACGAGAACCCGGCGAAGTTCGACGAGACCTTCCCGGCCAACGTGCACCTGATCGGCAAGGACATCCTGCGCTTCCACGCGGTGATCTGGCCCGCGATGCTGATGGCGCAGGGTCTGCCGGTCCCGGGCCGGATCGCGGCCAACGGCTGGCTGATGGTCGGCGGCGAGAAGATGTCGAAGTCGAACCTGACCGGCATCAAGCCGCAGGACCTGACCTCGCACTTCGGCGTGGACGCGTACCGCTGGTACTTCCTGCGTGCGATCGCGTTCGGCCAGGACGGCTCGTTCTCGTGGGAGGACTTCTCCGCCCGCTACACGTCCGAGCTGGCCAACGACTACGGCAACCTCGCCTCGCGCGTGGCGGCGATGGTCGGCAAGTACTTCGGCGGCGAGCTGCCGGCGGCGACGGCGGACGGCGACGCGGAGAAGGCGGTCCACGAGGGCCTGGCCAAGGCCGTCGCGACGGCCGACCGGAAGATCGGCGAGGAGCTGGACTTCCAGGGCGGCATCCTGGCGATCTTCGACTTCGTGAAGCAGGTCAACGGCTACATCACGGAGCAGGAGCCGTGGAAGGTCGCGAAGGACGAGTCGGAGGAGGGCCGGGCCCGCCTGGCGACGATCCTCTACACGGCCGCCGAGTCCCTGCGCGCGGTCGCGGTCCTGCTGAACCCGGTCATGCCGGAGACCTCGCAGGCGCTCTGGGACTCCCTGGGCGCCGAGGCGTCGCTGGGCGCCCTGTCCGCCCAGCCGGTCCAGCACGCGGGCGACTGGGGCCGGCTGCCCGCCGGCGCGACGGTGACGAAGGGCGCGGTCCTGTTCCCCCGCCTGGAGGACCCGAAGAAGGACTGA
- a CDS encoding Uma2 family endonuclease translates to MTQELFEELARVGDRLSDALRLEFIDGKIGEKALPDGDHGRIIQWLTRLCIQTNTEWWLHVDQGLRVETYRKGNARPDGVLAQSDTFVGQGEWADPGGVLMAVEVTSFDSDTDRRDRVEKPRAYAETGIPVYLLIDRAAGDVVVHSQPDNGRYEMVVTVAFGKTVTLPEPVNMELDTEPLKEWVG, encoded by the coding sequence ATGACCCAGGAGCTCTTCGAGGAGCTCGCACGGGTGGGCGACCGGCTGAGCGATGCCCTGCGCCTGGAGTTCATCGACGGGAAGATCGGGGAGAAGGCTTTGCCGGACGGCGACCACGGGCGGATCATCCAGTGGCTCACCCGCCTCTGCATCCAGACCAACACGGAATGGTGGCTGCACGTCGACCAAGGGCTTCGGGTCGAGACGTACCGCAAGGGAAACGCCCGCCCCGACGGAGTGCTCGCGCAGAGCGACACCTTCGTGGGCCAGGGCGAGTGGGCCGACCCCGGCGGCGTCCTCATGGCCGTCGAGGTCACCTCCTTCGACTCCGACACCGATCGTCGTGACCGCGTCGAGAAGCCCCGCGCCTACGCCGAGACCGGCATCCCCGTGTACCTCCTGATCGACCGCGCGGCCGGGGACGTGGTGGTCCACTCGCAGCCGGACAACGGGCGGTACGAGATGGTGGTGACCGTCGCCTTCGGCAAGACCGTGACCCTGCCCGAGCCGGTGAACATGGAGCTGGACACCGAGCCCCTGAAGGAATGGGTCGGCTGA